One window of Nostoc sp. C052 genomic DNA carries:
- the hpnA gene encoding hopanoid-associated sugar epimerase encodes MSQVFVTGGTGFIGAHLVRLLLQQGYTVKALVRSSSNLENLRGLDVEIVQGDLNDPNLWQQMAGCQYLFHVAAHYSLWQTDRELLHHNNVLGTRNVLAAARKAEIERTVYTSSVAAIGVGSSGEVVDETHQSPLEKLVGDYKKSKFLAEQEAIQAVARGQEVVIVNPSSPIGSLDIKPTPTGDIILRFLRRQMPFYLDTGLNFIDVRDVAWGHLLALQRGKSGDRYILGNQNLSLKQLLEQLAEITGLSAPQRTVPAWLPLSVAWVDEKILAPLGKSPSVPLDGVRMAKQPMYYNTSKAVRELGLPQSSLKVALKDAVDWFVAQGYVK; translated from the coding sequence TTGAGCCAGGTTTTCGTCACGGGAGGTACGGGTTTTATTGGTGCCCATTTGGTACGGTTGCTTCTGCAACAAGGTTACACAGTCAAAGCGTTGGTACGCTCAAGCAGCAATTTGGAGAATCTACGCGGTTTGGATGTGGAAATTGTCCAAGGCGATTTAAACGATCCAAATCTTTGGCAACAGATGGCAGGTTGTCAATATCTATTTCATGTCGCAGCCCATTATTCCCTCTGGCAAACAGACCGAGAGTTACTCCACCATAACAATGTGCTGGGTACGCGCAATGTGTTAGCAGCAGCTCGCAAAGCGGAGATTGAGCGCACCGTTTACACTAGTTCAGTAGCGGCTATTGGGGTCGGCTCATCTGGTGAAGTCGTCGATGAAACACATCAGAGTCCCTTAGAAAAATTGGTGGGTGACTACAAAAAGTCTAAGTTTTTGGCTGAACAAGAAGCCATCCAGGCTGTTGCTAGAGGTCAGGAAGTAGTTATTGTCAATCCCAGCAGCCCCATTGGTTCGTTGGATATCAAACCTACCCCGACAGGTGATATAATACTTCGGTTTTTACGACGGCAAATGCCTTTTTACTTGGATACTGGTCTAAATTTTATCGATGTGCGGGATGTGGCATGGGGGCATTTACTGGCTTTGCAGCGGGGTAAATCAGGCGATCGCTATATCTTAGGTAATCAAAACCTCAGTCTCAAGCAACTGCTCGAACAACTCGCCGAGATTACAGGTCTTAGCGCACCTCAACGAACCGTACCCGCTTGGCTGCCCCTGAGTGTTGCCTGGGTTGATGAAAAGATCCTCGCACCACTGGGAAAATCGCCCTCAGTGCCATTAGATGGTGTTCGGATGGCGAAACAACCTATGTATTACAATACTTCAAAGGCTGTACGAGAGTTGGGTCTACCTCAATCTTCGCTGAAAGTCGCACTCAAAGATGCTGTGGATTGGTTTGTTGCACAAGGTTACGTCAAATGA
- the hpnH gene encoding adenosyl-hopene transferase HpnH, which produces MAVNIQQAMDIGKYLVTQRLKGRKRFPLVLMLEPLFRCNLACTGCGKIQHPKEILKQNLTPEQCFTAVEECGAPVVSIPGGEPLLHPQIDEIVQGLIERKKYIYLCTNGLLLEKNLDKFQPSPYLTFSVHLDGMRELHDQCVDRKGVFDIAVKAIRAAKAKGFRVTTNTTIFEGTEPKDMQEFFDFLETLNTDGMMISPGYSYEWAPDQDHFLHREQTRALFRQILAPYKSGEKNWNFNHNPLFLDFLTGEKDYECTPWGSPSYSVLGWQKPCYLLNEGYYSTFNELLAQTDWSQYGRASGNPKCADCMVHCGYEPTAAMDAMQPQNMARALGSVFGRN; this is translated from the coding sequence ATGGCAGTTAATATACAACAAGCTATGGATATTGGGAAGTATCTTGTTACCCAGCGTTTGAAAGGACGTAAACGCTTCCCCTTAGTATTGATGTTGGAACCTCTTTTTCGGTGTAATCTCGCTTGTACAGGTTGTGGTAAAATCCAACATCCAAAGGAAATTTTAAAGCAAAACCTCACCCCAGAACAATGTTTTACCGCTGTGGAAGAATGCGGCGCACCAGTTGTCTCAATTCCTGGGGGAGAACCTCTGCTGCATCCCCAGATTGATGAGATTGTCCAAGGATTAATTGAGCGCAAGAAATATATTTACTTGTGTACCAATGGTTTGTTGTTAGAAAAGAACCTAGATAAGTTTCAACCTTCCCCTTACCTGACTTTTAGCGTACATTTAGATGGAATGCGGGAGTTACACGATCAGTGTGTTGATCGCAAAGGTGTTTTTGATATTGCTGTCAAAGCAATTCGTGCCGCTAAAGCCAAAGGCTTTCGTGTCACCACTAACACCACGATCTTTGAAGGTACTGAACCTAAAGATATGCAAGAGTTCTTCGACTTTCTGGAAACCCTAAATACTGACGGGATGATGATTTCTCCCGGTTACAGTTACGAGTGGGCACCAGATCAAGATCATTTTCTCCACCGCGAACAAACCCGCGCCCTCTTCCGGCAAATTCTGGCTCCATACAAAAGTGGTGAAAAAAACTGGAACTTTAACCACAATCCCTTGTTCCTAGATTTTCTGACTGGTGAGAAGGACTACGAATGCACCCCTTGGGGTAGCCCTAGTTATAGTGTTCTCGGTTGGCAAAAACCTTGCTATCTGCTAAATGAAGGTTATTACTCTACCTTCAACGAATTACTCGCCCAAACTGACTGGAGTCAATACGGACGTGCTAGTGGTAATCCCAAATGTGCCGATTGTATGGTTCACTGCGGCTACGAACCCACCGCCGCAATGGATGCAATGCAACCGCAAAATATGGCGCGTGCCCTTGGCAGTGTGTTTGGTAGGAACTAG